The region CGCATATGAGCGCCACGGCTGCCAGCGCGCCGCGTAGCGGCGGATTTGCGCGGGTGTCATCCCGGCAAAACGCTGCTTAATCAGGTAATCATCCGGCAGGAACACATCTTTCGCCTGCCAGCCACGCAGCGCGAAGTAGTTCGCAGTCCAGCGACCGATACCCGGCCAGGTTTGCAGCGCTTTCACCCCTTGTTCCACATCCGCGGGTGGAGTGAGCGGGAATGTACCGTCGCAGACCGTCTGCGCGAGAAAAATGAGCGACTCCGCGCGTTTTAACGGCATGCCCAGCGCTTTGAGTTCTTCCGGTTGCGCTTGTGCCAGTTGCTGCGGCGCGGGAAAGCAGATCATTCCCGGCGCTTCTGCCAGCGGTTCACCGAAGCGCTGCGCCACTTTTGCGGTCAGCTTCGCCGCCATCGCCACGCTCACCAGTTGCCCCAGAATCGCCCGCACCGCCTGTTCAAACGGATCCACGCTGCCCGGCAAACGTAAACCGGGACGCGCCGCACCCAGTGAGCCCAGCGCGGTGTTGACGATTTCTGCATCACAATCCAGATCAAACAAACCACGCAGGCGCGCGAGGCAGTATTCAGCCACTGGCACAAGCCCATCGCTGAGCGTGACCTTCAGCGTCGCGGTGGCTTCGTCAGGCTCGGCGGTGATTAACCCGCGATGCCCGTGATAATGGAATGTGCGCACATAACGCGTTGCGCTAATCTCCTCAACGCCCGCCACGGCGCGCGCGCGTAAAAAATCGAACATCCACGCCCAGTCATACGGCTTGCGCCAGTGCAGTGTGTACATAGCAACTCCTGAATAGTGACGCTAACAGCATAACAAACCGGGGATTTTCCGCCTTGCTTTCATATTCCGGTTGTCGCCCGCCACGCATTCGGCTAAAGTCGCCCCCCTTCTTCACTGGCATGGGGATAAACACGTGTTTGTTGGCTTTGACTACGGTACGGCAAACTGCTCGGTCGCGGTGATGCGCGACGGCGCAGCGCAACTGCTGAAAATGGAAAATAACAGTACCTTACTCCCGTCGATGCTCTGCGCACCGACGCGTGAAGCGGTCAGCGAGTGGCTCTATCGCCACCATCAGGTTCCGGCGACAGACGGCGAAACCCAGGCGCTGCTGCGCCGGGCGATGAGCTTTAACCGCGAGGAAGATATTGAGGTTAGCGCCGCCAGCGTGCAGTTCGGGCTGGCTTCATTGCGTCAATACGTCAGCGACCCGGAAGAGGTGTACTTTGTTAAATCACCGAAATCCTTCCTGGGCGCCAGCGGCCTGAAACCGCAGCAAATCGCCCTGTTCGAAGACCTGGTGTGCGCCATGATGCTGCATATCCGCCAGCAGGCAGAAACGCAACTGCCGGAAAGCATTGATCAGGCCGTGATTGGTCGCCCGATCAACTTCCAGGGGCTGGGCGGCGATGAGGCGAACGCGCAGGCGCAAGGCATCCTGGAGCGTGCCGCAAAACGCGCCGGGTTCCGTGATGTGGTGTTCCAGTTCGAACCGGTCGCCGCCGGGCTCGATTTTGAAGCAACGTTAAGCGCCGAAAAACGTGTGCTGGTGGTCGATATCGGCGGCGGTACGACAGACTGCTCATTATTGCTGATGGGGCCGCAGTGGCGCGATAAGCAAGAGCGCGCCGCCAGCCTGTTAGGGCATAGCGGCTGCCGCGTTGGCGGTAACGATTTAGACATTGCGCTGGCGTTCAAAAGCCTGATGCCGCTGCTCGGCATGGGCGGTCAGACAGAAAAAGGCATCGCGCTGCCGATACTGCCCTGGTGGAATGCGGTAGCGATTAACGATGTTCCCGCGCAGACCGAGTTTTACAGCGCCGCCAATGGCCGCCTGCTTAACGATCTCCTGCGCGACGCGCGCGACGCGGAGAAAGTAGCGCTGCTGGTAAAAGTCTGGCGGCAGCGTCTGAGCTACCGGTTAGTGCGCAGCGCCGAAGAGAGCAAAATCGCCCTTTCCGACGACACCCAGGTTACCGCTCCCTTGCCATTTATTAGCGATGACCTCGCGGCGGCGATTGACCAGGATGGTCTGGAAAGCGCGCTAAATCAGCCACTGCAACGCATCCTTGAACAGGTGCAACTGGCGCTGGAAAACAGTGCGGAAACGCCGGAAATGATTTATCTCACCGGCGGTAGCGCGCGTTCACCGCTGATTAAAAAAGCGCTGGCGCAAACCCTGCCGGGGATCCCGATTGCGAGCGGCGATGACTTCGGCTCCGTCACCGCCGGTCTTGCGCGCTGGGCGCAGACACTGTTCCGTTAATATCTTGCCGGGAGGATCCCTCCCGGCATTATTTTCTTCTTTAAAATCCCCCTAACGCAAATTACCCTACCTGCCATACGTTTCCAGACAGTGTTTCATTTTTCCTCCATTTTTCCGGGGCATGCCGTTACTAAACTAGTATTATTTCGCCATTAGTTTTCCGATGAGATACCTATAACGATGAAAGGCAGTGTTACGTTTCGCCGCACGCTTGTCGCGGCCGTGGTCATGGCGGTAGCGGGCGTAGCCTGGTACCAGTTCGCACATAAAGAGACTTCTTCTACCGCCACCGGGCAGACTCAGCGCCAGGGCGCGCCGGGCGGAGGTCGCCACGGTATGCGCGGCGGCGCGCTGCCGCCGGTGCAGGCCGCAACGGCAACCCGCGAAGCCGTACCGCGTTATCTCTCCGGGCTCGGCACCATTACCGCCGCTAATACCGTTACCGTGCGCAGCCGCGTTTCGGGCCAGCTTATGGCGATCCATTTCCAGGAAGGCCAGCAAGTAAAAGCCGGCGATCTGCTGGCGGAAATCGACCCAAGCCAGTTCAACGTGGCGCTGGCGCAAGCGCAGGGCCAGTTGGCGAAAGATAAAGCCACACTCGCCAACGCCCGCCGCGATCTTTCGCGCTACCAGCAACTGGCGAAAACCAGCCTGGTTTCGCGCCAGGATCTCGATAGCCAGCAGGCGCTGGTCACCGAATCGGAAGGCACCGTGAAAGCCGATGAAGCCGCTGTAGCCAGCGCGCAGTTAGAGCTGGACTGGAGCCGCATAACCGCCCCCATTTCCGGGCGAGTGGGTTTAAAACAGGTGGATATTGGTAACCAAATCAGCAGCAGCGACACCACCGGCATCGTGGTGTTGACGCAAACCCACCCCATCGATCTGGTGTTTACCCTGCCGGAAAGCGAAATCGCCACCGTGGTGCAGGCGCAAAAAGCAGGCCAGCAACTGGTGGTGGAAGCCTGGGATCGCACCAATAAACAGAAGCTGAGCAGCGGCACATTGTTAAGCCTCGATAACCAGATTGACGCCACCACCGGCACCATCAAACTGAAAGCCCGCTTTGATAACCAGGACGATGCCCTGTTCCCCAACCAGTTCGTCAACGCGCGCATGCTGGTTGCCACGCAGCAGGACGCGGTAGTGATCCCGGCAGCCGCCCTGCAAATGGGCAACGAAGGCAACTTCGTCTGGGTTCTGAACGACAAGAACCAGGTCAGCAAACACACCGTCACGCCAGGTATTCAGGACAGCCAGAAAGTGGTGATTGCCGCCGGTCTGTCGGCGGGCGATCGCGTGGTGACGGACGGCATTGACCGCCTGACCGAAGGGGCGAAAGTGGAAGTCGTGGATGCGAAAAACGCCGACGCCGTACCGGCAAAGCGTGAACATCCGGCCAAAGGAGCGCAGTCCTGATGCAGTTGCTACCGCCGGGCCGGACGGGCGGCCCTTCCCGTCTGTTTATTTTGCGTCCGGTCGCCACCACGCTGTTGATGGTGGCGATCCTGCTGGCCGGTATTATCGGCTACCGTTTTCTGCCCGTTTCCGCGCTGCCTGAAGTTGATTACCCGACCATTCAGGTAGTGACGCTCTACCCCGGTGCCAGCCCCGATGTGGTCACTTCGGCGATCACCGCGCCGCTGGAGCGCCAGTTTGGTCAGATGTCCGGCTTAAAACAGATGTCGTCGCAAAGTTTCGGCGGCGCGTCGGTGGTGACCTTGCAGTTCCAGCTCAGTTTGCCGCTGGATGTCGCCGAGCAGGAAGTGCAGGCGGCGATGAATGCCGCTAACAGCCTGCTCCCCTCCGATCTGCCCAACCCGCCGGTCTACAGCAAAGTTAACCCGGCAGACCCACCGATTATGACGCTCGCCGTCACCTCTTCCGCCATGCCCATGACCCAGGTGGAAGATATGGTGGAAACGCGCGTCGCGCAGAAAATCTCGCAGGTTTCCGGCGTCGGTCTGGTGACACTTTCTGGCGGCCAGCGCCCGGCGGTGCGTGTCAAACTCAATGCCCAGGCGATTGCGGCTCTCGGGCTGACCAGCGAAACCATTCGCACCGCCATCAGTAACGCCAACGTCAATTCGGCGAAAGGCAGCCTCGACGGTCCAACCCGCGCCGTCACGCTCTCCGCCAACGATCAGATGCAGTCTGCCGAAGAGTATCGCCAGTTGATTGTCGCGTATCAGAATGGCGCACCGATCCGGCTTGGCGATATCGCGACCGTTGAACAAGGCGCAGAAAATAGCTGGCTTGGCGCATGGGCTAATAAGCAACAAGCGATTGTCATGAACGTCCAGCGCCAGCCGGGGGCGAACATTATCGACACCGCCGATAGCATCCGCACGCTGCTGCCGCAGTTAACCGAAAGCCTGCCAAAATCGGTGACGGTGAAAGTGCTGTCAGACAGAACCAACAACATTCGCGCGTCGGTCGACGACACCCAGTTCGAACTTATGCTGGCGATCGCGCTGGTGGTGATGATTATCTACGTCTTCCTGCGCAATATTCCGGCGACCATTATTCCGGGCGTGGCGGTGCCGCTATCGCTGGTCGGGACATTCGCGGCGATGGTATTTCTCGGTTTCTCCATCAACAACCTGACGCTAATGGCGCTGACCATCGCCACCGGCTTTGTGGTCGACGACGCCATTGTGGTTATCGAAAATATCTCGCGCTATATCGAAAAAGGCGAAAAACCGCTGGCCGCCGCCCTGAAAGGGGCTGGTGAGATCGGTTTTACCATTATCTCGCTGACGTTCTCGTTGATTGCGGTCCTGATCCCGCTGCTGTTTATGGGGGATATCGTCGGCCGCCTGTTCCGCGAATTTGCCGTCACGCTGGCGATAGCGATCCTGATTTCCGCAATTGTGTCGCTGACGCTGACGCCGATGATGTGCGCACGCATGCTAAGCGCCGAATCCCTGCGCAAACAGAACCGTTTTTCCCGCGCGTCGGAGCGTTTTTTCGAGCGCGTCATCGCGGCCTACGGCAGGCTACTGAGCAAAGTGCTCAATCACCCATGGCTGACGTTGAGCGTGGCGGTCGGAACCCTGTTTTTGTCGATCATGCTGTGGGTGTTTATTCCGAAAGGTTTCTTCCCGGTGCAGGACAACGGCATTATCCAGGGAACCCTGCAAGCACCACAATCCGCGTCCTTTGCCAGCATGGCAGAGCGCCAGCGCCAGGTGGCCGATATTATCCTGCGCGATCCGGCGGTAGAAAGCCTGACGTCATTTGTCGGTGTCGATGGCACCAACCCATCGCTTAACAGCGCCCGATTGCAAATCAACCTGAAACCGCTGGATGAGCGCGACGATCGGGTCCAGCCAGTGATTGAGCGCCTGCAACAGGCGGCGGCGAAAGTGCCCGGCGTGGCACTCTACCTGCAACCGACGCAGGATTTAACCATCGATACCACCGTCAGCCGCACGCAATATCAGTTCACCTTGCAGGCCAACTCGCTGGATGCGCTCAGTACCTGGGTGCCGCAACTGGTGAGTAAACTGCAGGCGCTGCCACAACTGGCAGATGTCAGCAGCGACTGGCAGGACAAAGGCCTGGTGGCCTACGTGAATGTCGATCGCGACAGTGCCAGCCGCCTTGGCATCAACATGGCGGACGTGGATAACGCCCTTTATAACGCGTTTGGTCAGCGGTTGATCTCCACCATTTACACCCAGGCAAACCAGTATCGCGTGGTGCTGGAACACGACACGGCGCAAACGCCGGGGCTTTCCGCGCTCGACAACATTCGCCTGACCAGTACCGATGGCGGCATCGTGCCGCTCTCGTCAATTGCGAAAGTGGAGCAACGCTACGCACCGCTGAGTATCAACCATCTGGATCAATTCCCGTCGACGACGATCTCCTTCAACGTGGCGGAAGGGTATTCGCTCGGCGATGCGGTGCAGGCCGTGCTGGATAGCGAGAAAACGCTCAACTTCCCGACGGATATCACCACGCAATTCCAGGGCAGCACACTGGCGTTCCAGGCGGCGCTTGGCAGCACCATCTGGCTGATTGTCGCGGCTGTCGCGGCGATGTATATCGTGCTCGGCGTGCTGTACGAGAGCTTTATTCACCCCATCACTATCCTGTCGACATTGCCAACGGCTGGCGTTGGCGCGCTGCTGGCGCTGATGGTGTCCGGCAGTGAACTGGATGTGATTGCTATCATCGGCATTATTTTGCTTATTGGTATCGTCAAGAAAAACGCCATCATGATGATCGACTTCGCCCTCGCCGCCGAACGCGAAGAGGGCATGTCGCCGCGCGATGCGATTTTCCAGGCCTGTTTACTGCGTTTTCGCCCGATATTAATGACCACCCTGGCGGCACTGCTTGGTGCGCTACCGTTAATGCTGAGCACCGGCGTCGGCGCAGAGTTACGCCGTCCGCTGGGCATTGGTATGGTCGGTGGTTTGCTGGTGAGCCAGGTGCTGACGCTCTTTACGACGCCGGTGATTTACCTGTTATTCGATCGCCTGTCGCTGGCAGTGAAAAAGCGTTTCCCACGCCGTGAAGAGGAGGCGTAAGTGAAGTTTTTCGCCCTCTTCATTTACCGCCCGGTGGCGACGATTTTGATTTCGCTCGCCATTACACTGTGCGGCATTCTCGGCTTCCGGCTGCTGCCGGTCGCCCCGCTGCCGCAGGTCGATTTTCCGGTGATTATGGTTAGCGCCTCACTGCCGGGCGCGTCACCGGAAACCATGGCCTCCTCTGTTGCCACCCCGCTTGAGCGCTCGCTCGGGCGCATTGCCGGGGTCAGTGAAATGACCTCATCCAGTTCACTGGGCAGTACGCGCATAATTCTTGAGTTTAATTTCGACCGCGATATCAATGGCGCGGCGCGCGATGTGCAGGCGGCGATTAACGCGGCGCAAAACCTGTTACCAAGCGGCATGCCATCGCGCCCGACCTATCGCAAAGCGAATCCGTCGGCTGCGCCGATCATGATTTTGACGCTTACGTCAGACACCTATTCGCAGGGGCAGTTGTATGACTTCGCCTCGACGCAACTGGCGCAAACCATCTCGCAGATTGATGGCGTGGGCGACGTTGACGTTGGCGGCAGTTCCCTGCCCGCCGTGCGTGTGGATTTAAACCCGCAGGCGCTGTTTAACCAGGGCGTATCGCTGGATTCAGTGCGTACGGCAATCAGCAATGCCAACGTGCGCAAACCGCAGGGCGCAGTGGAAGACGGCACGCGGCGCTGGCAGGTGCAAACCAACGACGAGCTGAAAACCGCCGCCGAATACCAACCGTTAATCATTCACTACAAAAACGGCTCCGCCGTGCGCTTAAGCGATGTCGCTAAAGTCACTGACTCGGTGCAGGATGTGCGCAACGCCGGGATGACCAATGCGAAGCCCGCCATTTTGCTGATGATCCGCAAACTGCCGGAAGCCAATATTATTCAGACGGTGGACAGTATTCGCGCCCGTCTGCCCGGCCTGCAGCAAACCATTCCTGCGGCGATTGATTTGCAAATCGCCCAGGATCGCTCGCCGACCATTCGCGCTTCGCTGGCCGAGGTCGAACAGACGCTGGTTATCTCGGTGGCACTGGTGATCCTGGTGGTGTTCCTGTTTTTACGTTCAGGCCGCGCAACGCTGATCCCGGCGGTTGCCGTCCCCGTGTCGCTTATCGGCACGTTTGCCGCCATGTATTTATGCGGCTTTAGCCTGAATAACCTGTCGCTCATGGCGCTGACCATTGCCACCGGTTTTGTGGTCGATGATGCGATTGTGGTGCTGGAAAATATCTCACGCCATCTGGAAGCGGGGATGAAACCGTTGCAGGCAGCGCTGCAAGGCACGCGAGAAGTCGGCTTTACCGTGCTGTCGATGAGTATTTCGCTGGTGGCCGTATTCCTGCCGCTGCTGCTGATGGCGGGGCTTCCGGGACGTTTGCTGCGCGAATTCGCCGTCACGCTCTCGGTGGCGATTGGTATTTCGCTGGCCATTTCCCTGACGCTAACGCCGATGATGTGCGGCTGGTTGTTAAAAGCGCATAAACCGCGCGAGCGCAGCCGGGAAAAAGGCTTCGGCCGCCTGCTGGTGGCGCTACAACAGCAATACGCACGATCGTTGAAATGGGTGCTCAACCATGCGCGGTTAGTCGGGTTGGTGTTAATTGGCACCATCGCGCTCAATATCTGGCTCTATATTTCGATTCCGAAAACCTTCTTCCCGGAACAGGATACCGGCGTGCTGATGGGTGGTATTCAGGCCGATCAGA is a window of Enterobacter sp. R4-368 DNA encoding:
- the alkA gene encoding DNA-3-methyladenine glycosylase 2 codes for the protein MYTLHWRKPYDWAWMFDFLRARAVAGVEEISATRYVRTFHYHGHRGLITAEPDEATATLKVTLSDGLVPVAEYCLARLRGLFDLDCDAEIVNTALGSLGAARPGLRLPGSVDPFEQAVRAILGQLVSVAMAAKLTAKVAQRFGEPLAEAPGMICFPAPQQLAQAQPEELKALGMPLKRAESLIFLAQTVCDGTFPLTPPADVEQGVKALQTWPGIGRWTANYFALRGWQAKDVFLPDDYLIKQRFAGMTPAQIRRYAARWQPWRSYALLHVWYTDGWQPEGE
- the yegD gene encoding molecular chaperone; its protein translation is MFVGFDYGTANCSVAVMRDGAAQLLKMENNSTLLPSMLCAPTREAVSEWLYRHHQVPATDGETQALLRRAMSFNREEDIEVSAASVQFGLASLRQYVSDPEEVYFVKSPKSFLGASGLKPQQIALFEDLVCAMMLHIRQQAETQLPESIDQAVIGRPINFQGLGGDEANAQAQGILERAAKRAGFRDVVFQFEPVAAGLDFEATLSAEKRVLVVDIGGGTTDCSLLLMGPQWRDKQERAASLLGHSGCRVGGNDLDIALAFKSLMPLLGMGGQTEKGIALPILPWWNAVAINDVPAQTEFYSAANGRLLNDLLRDARDAEKVALLVKVWRQRLSYRLVRSAEESKIALSDDTQVTAPLPFISDDLAAAIDQDGLESALNQPLQRILEQVQLALENSAETPEMIYLTGGSARSPLIKKALAQTLPGIPIASGDDFGSVTAGLARWAQTLFR
- a CDS encoding MdtA/MuxA family multidrug efflux RND transporter periplasmic adaptor subunit; the encoded protein is MKGSVTFRRTLVAAVVMAVAGVAWYQFAHKETSSTATGQTQRQGAPGGGRHGMRGGALPPVQAATATREAVPRYLSGLGTITAANTVTVRSRVSGQLMAIHFQEGQQVKAGDLLAEIDPSQFNVALAQAQGQLAKDKATLANARRDLSRYQQLAKTSLVSRQDLDSQQALVTESEGTVKADEAAVASAQLELDWSRITAPISGRVGLKQVDIGNQISSSDTTGIVVLTQTHPIDLVFTLPESEIATVVQAQKAGQQLVVEAWDRTNKQKLSSGTLLSLDNQIDATTGTIKLKARFDNQDDALFPNQFVNARMLVATQQDAVVIPAAALQMGNEGNFVWVLNDKNQVSKHTVTPGIQDSQKVVIAAGLSAGDRVVTDGIDRLTEGAKVEVVDAKNADAVPAKREHPAKGAQS
- a CDS encoding MdtB/MuxB family multidrug efflux RND transporter permease subunit; translated protein: MQLLPPGRTGGPSRLFILRPVATTLLMVAILLAGIIGYRFLPVSALPEVDYPTIQVVTLYPGASPDVVTSAITAPLERQFGQMSGLKQMSSQSFGGASVVTLQFQLSLPLDVAEQEVQAAMNAANSLLPSDLPNPPVYSKVNPADPPIMTLAVTSSAMPMTQVEDMVETRVAQKISQVSGVGLVTLSGGQRPAVRVKLNAQAIAALGLTSETIRTAISNANVNSAKGSLDGPTRAVTLSANDQMQSAEEYRQLIVAYQNGAPIRLGDIATVEQGAENSWLGAWANKQQAIVMNVQRQPGANIIDTADSIRTLLPQLTESLPKSVTVKVLSDRTNNIRASVDDTQFELMLAIALVVMIIYVFLRNIPATIIPGVAVPLSLVGTFAAMVFLGFSINNLTLMALTIATGFVVDDAIVVIENISRYIEKGEKPLAAALKGAGEIGFTIISLTFSLIAVLIPLLFMGDIVGRLFREFAVTLAIAILISAIVSLTLTPMMCARMLSAESLRKQNRFSRASERFFERVIAAYGRLLSKVLNHPWLTLSVAVGTLFLSIMLWVFIPKGFFPVQDNGIIQGTLQAPQSASFASMAERQRQVADIILRDPAVESLTSFVGVDGTNPSLNSARLQINLKPLDERDDRVQPVIERLQQAAAKVPGVALYLQPTQDLTIDTTVSRTQYQFTLQANSLDALSTWVPQLVSKLQALPQLADVSSDWQDKGLVAYVNVDRDSASRLGINMADVDNALYNAFGQRLISTIYTQANQYRVVLEHDTAQTPGLSALDNIRLTSTDGGIVPLSSIAKVEQRYAPLSINHLDQFPSTTISFNVAEGYSLGDAVQAVLDSEKTLNFPTDITTQFQGSTLAFQAALGSTIWLIVAAVAAMYIVLGVLYESFIHPITILSTLPTAGVGALLALMVSGSELDVIAIIGIILLIGIVKKNAIMMIDFALAAEREEGMSPRDAIFQACLLRFRPILMTTLAALLGALPLMLSTGVGAELRRPLGIGMVGGLLVSQVLTLFTTPVIYLLFDRLSLAVKKRFPRREEEA
- the mdtC gene encoding multidrug efflux RND transporter permease subunit MdtC, with translation MKFFALFIYRPVATILISLAITLCGILGFRLLPVAPLPQVDFPVIMVSASLPGASPETMASSVATPLERSLGRIAGVSEMTSSSSLGSTRIILEFNFDRDINGAARDVQAAINAAQNLLPSGMPSRPTYRKANPSAAPIMILTLTSDTYSQGQLYDFASTQLAQTISQIDGVGDVDVGGSSLPAVRVDLNPQALFNQGVSLDSVRTAISNANVRKPQGAVEDGTRRWQVQTNDELKTAAEYQPLIIHYKNGSAVRLSDVAKVTDSVQDVRNAGMTNAKPAILLMIRKLPEANIIQTVDSIRARLPGLQQTIPAAIDLQIAQDRSPTIRASLAEVEQTLVISVALVILVVFLFLRSGRATLIPAVAVPVSLIGTFAAMYLCGFSLNNLSLMALTIATGFVVDDAIVVLENISRHLEAGMKPLQAALQGTREVGFTVLSMSISLVAVFLPLLLMAGLPGRLLREFAVTLSVAIGISLAISLTLTPMMCGWLLKAHKPRERSREKGFGRLLVALQQQYARSLKWVLNHARLVGLVLIGTIALNIWLYISIPKTFFPEQDTGVLMGGIQADQSISFQAMRGKLQDFMKIIRDDPAVDNVTGFTGGSRVNSGMMFITLKPRGVRHETAQQVIDRLRGKLAKEPGASLFLMAVQDIRVGGRQANASYQFALLSDSLSALREWEPKIRKALAALPELADVNSDQQDNGAEMNLVYDRETMSRLGISVQAANSLLNNAFGQRQISTIYQPLNQYKVVMEVDPRYTQDVSALDKMYVINSDGETIPLSYFAHWQPANAPLSVNHQGLSAASTIAFNLPTGTSLSQASDAINRAMTQLGVPSSVRGSFAGTAQVFQETMNSQVILILAAIATVYIVLGILYESYVHPLTILSTLPSAGVGALLALELFGAPFSLIALIGIMLLIGIVKKNAIMMVDFALEAQRQGNLTAEEAIFQACLLRFRPIMMTTLAALFGALPLVISGGDGSELRQPLGITIVGGLVMSQLLTLYTTPVVYLFFDRLRMRFSRHEREPVSE